In Arcobacter ellisii, a genomic segment contains:
- a CDS encoding response regulator — protein sequence MKILVTDDSKMARKMVIKTLKDSTNKELEIFEAQNGQEALDLYKELSPKIVFLDLTMPVMDGFTALEKIKEYDKNAKVVIVSADIQKLSMDRVLALGAFNFIKKPIDIVKMQQIFKKLDELEHDGI from the coding sequence ATGAAAATATTGGTTACTGATGATTCAAAAATGGCAAGAAAAATGGTTATTAAAACTTTAAAAGATTCTACAAATAAAGAGTTAGAAATCTTTGAAGCTCAAAATGGTCAAGAAGCACTTGATTTATATAAAGAATTATCTCCCAAAATTGTTTTTCTTGATTTGACTATGCCTGTTATGGATGGTTTTACAGCTCTTGAAAAAATTAAAGAATATGATAAAAATGCCAAAGTGGTTATTGTTTCAGCAGATATTCAAAAACTTTCAATGGACAGAGTTTTAGCCCTTGGTGCATTTAATTTTATAAAAAAACCTATTGATATAGTAAAAATGCAACAAATTTTCAAAAAATTAGATGAATTGGAACATGATGGAATCTAA
- a CDS encoding helix-turn-helix transcriptional regulator has translation MSDTLLKKPDILKILKIGRNKLYDIINSGDFIKPMRLPNTQIDLYSNNELQDWIQKQKEARDKTPSFTSPNSQKREN, from the coding sequence ATGAGTGATACGTTATTAAAAAAACCAGATATTCTTAAAATACTCAAAATAGGGAGAAATAAACTATATGACATAATCAATAGTGGTGATTTTATAAAACCTATGAGGCTTCCAAATACTCAAATAGACTTATATAGTAATAATGAGTTACAAGATTGGATTCAAAAACAAAAAGAAGCAAGAGATAAAACTCCCTCTTTTACGTCGCCAAACAGTCAAAAGAGAGAGAATTAA
- a CDS encoding heat shock protein transcriptional repressor HspR, with the protein METNSYIEPVYLISAVAEILNIHPQTLRQYEREGLIKPSRTNGKIRLYSQKDIDHIKYVLTLTRELGVNLAGVDIILQLNRKIEELEKDIYVYKSKIKSINSLSVVPDTKALVVQKTTFDMVIVKK; encoded by the coding sequence ATGGAGACAAATAGCTATATTGAACCTGTTTATCTGATTTCTGCTGTTGCTGAAATTTTGAATATTCATCCACAAACTTTAAGACAATATGAAAGAGAGGGTTTAATTAAACCTTCAAGAACAAATGGAAAAATAAGACTTTATTCACAAAAAGATATTGACCATATAAAATATGTTCTAACTCTTACAAGAGAACTTGGGGTAAATCTAGCTGGAGTTGATATTATTTTACAATTAAATAGAAAAATTGAAGAGTTAGAAAAAGATATTTACGTTTATAAAAGTAAAATAAAAAGTATAAATTCGCTTTCTGTTGTACCTGATACCAAAGCTTTAGTAGTTCAAAAAACTACTTTTGATATGGTTATTGTTAAGAAATAG
- a CDS encoding TolC family outer membrane protein has protein sequence MKKVCISVFSSIILASSLSAVELNQVLDDVLVNNPLIQERLNNYEKTVYDLKIAKSEYQPTLDYVGKFGYEKTLEQVGGVNDVGYHTYRNSLVLTQNLFNGLNTTYRVKFEEARVMAAAYNYVEQTNDVAFNLIRQYINVLKFNDLHELEKENVLLTRDILEKTQNLADGGSGLISDVKKVDSSLQLAEFNLLTQENNLMDAQFNLAKLTGKRIPKEELTIPSSNFDLPKTKEEALNHAIKFNPSMLVTNYNIETAKAQLVQSRSKFSPTVDFELAYNYDRNTGGDEGHERNYSALIVYRQNLYNGQADINAVRKSKMNIKQEYETQRDIKRQIIEGLDLSWSAYTMLQKQIVFLESYQNQSKATLDLYKEEFEAGTRTLIDLLTAQDDYISARNKLITANYDLVFAKYRVLDAMGELVNSLYKGDAVKYYKPVLADYQNTTDYELQDRSDLDKDKVDDSMDLCDNTSLGMKVDMFGCAVEEKKVIEPVKTNEISSEKELLQNEVSSNEVIAPSNVDKTNSFSKVENGFTINVATFASKDSFNKFISDSKLNSENLYTIKYLTKDSKKELYKVVYGAFDTEKQAYAELAKLPNIVKINKPYIENVKSVKEQYLL, from the coding sequence ATGAAAAAGGTATGTATATCAGTTTTCTCATCAATTATTTTAGCTTCGTCTTTATCTGCTGTCGAATTAAATCAGGTATTAGATGATGTGTTGGTTAATAACCCATTAATTCAAGAAAGACTTAACAATTACGAAAAAACAGTTTATGATTTAAAAATTGCTAAATCAGAGTATCAACCTACACTTGATTATGTTGGAAAGTTTGGTTATGAAAAGACTTTAGAACAAGTAGGTGGAGTAAATGATGTTGGTTATCACACATATAGAAACTCTTTAGTTTTAACTCAAAATTTATTTAATGGTTTAAATACAACTTATAGAGTTAAATTTGAAGAAGCAAGAGTTATGGCTGCAGCTTATAATTATGTTGAACAAACAAATGATGTTGCATTTAATTTAATTAGACAATATATAAATGTATTAAAATTCAATGATTTACATGAACTAGAAAAAGAGAATGTACTTCTTACAAGAGATATTTTAGAAAAAACTCAAAATTTAGCTGATGGTGGTTCAGGATTAATTTCAGATGTAAAAAAAGTTGATTCAAGTTTACAATTAGCAGAATTTAATCTTTTAACACAAGAAAATAATTTAATGGATGCACAGTTTAATTTAGCAAAATTAACTGGTAAAAGAATTCCAAAAGAAGAGTTAACAATTCCTTCTTCAAATTTTGATTTACCAAAAACAAAAGAAGAAGCATTAAATCATGCAATAAAATTTAATCCTTCGATGTTAGTTACAAATTACAATATCGAAACAGCAAAAGCTCAATTAGTTCAAAGTAGAAGTAAATTTTCACCAACTGTTGATTTTGAGTTAGCATATAACTATGATAGAAACACAGGTGGAGATGAAGGGCATGAAAGAAATTATTCAGCATTAATTGTTTATAGACAAAATTTATATAATGGACAAGCTGATATCAATGCTGTTAGAAAAAGTAAAATGAATATAAAACAAGAGTATGAAACTCAAAGAGATATAAAAAGACAAATTATTGAAGGTTTAGATTTATCATGGTCTGCTTATACAATGCTTCAAAAACAAATTGTATTTTTAGAGTCTTATCAAAATCAAAGTAAAGCAACTTTAGATTTATATAAAGAAGAGTTTGAAGCTGGAACTAGAACATTGATTGATTTATTAACAGCTCAAGATGATTATATTTCTGCTAGAAATAAATTAATCACAGCAAATTATGATTTAGTATTTGCAAAATATAGAGTTTTAGATGCAATGGGAGAATTAGTAAACTCTTTATATAAAGGTGATGCTGTTAAATACTACAAACCTGTGCTTGCAGATTATCAAAACACAACTGATTATGAATTACAAGATAGAAGTGATTTAGACAAAGATAAAGTTGATGATAGTATGGACTTATGTGATAACACTTCTTTAGGTATGAAAGTTGATATGTTTGGTTGTGCAGTTGAAGAAAAAAAAGTTATTGAACCTGTGAAAACAAATGAAATTTCATCAGAAAAAGAGTTATTACAAAATGAAGTATCAAGTAATGAAGTTATAGCTCCATCAAATGTAGACAAAACTAATTCTTTTAGTAAAGTTGAAAATGGATTTACGATTAATGTAGCTACATTTGCTTCAAAAGATAGTTTTAATAAATTTATATCTGATAGCAAATTAAATAGTGAAAATCTATATACTATAAAATATCTTACAAAAGATTCTAAAAAAGAGTTATACAAAGTAGTTTATGGTGCATTTGATACAGAAAAACAAGCTTATGCAGAGTTAGCTAAATTACCAAATATAGTAAAAATAAACAAACCTTATATTGAAAATGTAAAAAGTGTAAAAGAACAATATCTTTTATAA
- a CDS encoding chemotaxis protein CheX encodes MESKINLTEDEKDCLQELMNVAYGSATAAITEILDAFAKLSIPKIQIINASELKSYLSKELNLDEEHLVALQQINGTISGENMFVIDKKSAKNIAYKFGLDEDEINDEEVADIVLEITNILSSSTISKLAEDIDTNVSFSAPSIKTLTSINQLNNLFISKYEKVIIISTQLNFEDLNIQAELFIFTTDNSILYIKEKLNKILDEL; translated from the coding sequence ATGGAATCTAAAATAAATTTAACAGAAGATGAAAAAGATTGTCTACAAGAACTTATGAATGTTGCATATGGTAGTGCAACAGCTGCAATTACAGAAATTTTAGATGCCTTTGCAAAATTATCAATCCCAAAAATCCAAATAATAAATGCAAGTGAACTAAAATCATATTTATCAAAAGAGTTAAATCTTGATGAAGAGCATTTAGTTGCACTTCAACAAATAAATGGAACAATCAGTGGCGAAAATATGTTTGTTATTGACAAAAAATCTGCAAAAAATATTGCTTATAAATTTGGTTTAGATGAAGATGAAATCAATGACGAAGAAGTTGCTGACATTGTTTTAGAAATAACAAATATTTTATCATCTTCAACAATTAGTAAATTAGCTGAAGATATAGATACAAATGTATCTTTTTCTGCACCATCTATAAAAACTTTGACATCAATAAATCAATTAAATAATCTATTTATTAGTAAATATGAAAAAGTAATTATTATTTCTACTCAATTAAATTTTGAAGATTTGAATATTCAAGCTGAGCTATTTATTTTTACAACAGATAACTCAATTTTATATATAAAAGAGAAACTAAATAAAATATTGGATGAACTTTGA
- a CDS encoding FAD-dependent oxidoreductase → MKEFDYLVIGAGIAGCSLVHFLKNYSSSILLIDKNEDVAFGASGAAGAFLSPLLGKPNKFKDLVTKSLNFSINYYKEFFSDELINCGTCRIPKNQEDEEKFQSYIPFMDFEYEKFEEGCFFPIGSVVKPYEVCKKLSKDVDKLFNFNVTKIERIEDFWLINNEIKAKNLFLTTGANISLIDEEYFDIRAVWGQKIDILTSSKIDINYHKECSLSKSKKIDENRYLVSIGATHNRFNKDMKNSSYNLELANINKIEHNEETKEIIEADIQKLLKKANDIKELNNIEVIDVKIGARASSVDYFPMVGKLVDSKKSIEKFPHIKNGTHIKNENLIMKDNLFVLNGVGGRGFVLSLYLANQLVENIFNNKKLDDEITNYRLFSRWAKKQK, encoded by the coding sequence GTGAAAGAGTTTGATTATTTAGTAATAGGTGCTGGAATTGCTGGTTGTTCTTTAGTTCACTTTTTAAAAAATTATTCAAGTTCAATTTTATTGATTGATAAAAATGAAGATGTAGCATTTGGAGCAAGTGGTGCTGCTGGAGCATTTTTGTCTCCACTTTTAGGAAAACCAAATAAATTTAAAGATTTAGTTACAAAGTCATTAAATTTTTCAATTAATTATTATAAAGAATTTTTTAGTGATGAGTTAATAAATTGTGGAACTTGCCGAATTCCAAAAAATCAAGAAGATGAAGAAAAATTTCAAAGTTATATTCCTTTTATGGATTTTGAATATGAAAAATTTGAAGAAGGTTGTTTTTTCCCAATTGGAAGTGTTGTAAAACCCTATGAAGTTTGCAAAAAATTATCAAAAGATGTGGATAAACTTTTTAATTTTAATGTTACAAAAATAGAAAGAATTGAAGATTTTTGGCTTATAAATAACGAAATAAAAGCAAAAAATCTTTTTTTGACAACTGGAGCAAATATCTCTTTGATAGATGAAGAGTATTTTGATATAAGAGCTGTTTGGGGACAAAAAATTGATATTTTAACTTCTTCAAAAATTGATATAAATTATCATAAAGAGTGTTCTTTATCAAAAAGTAAAAAAATTGATGAAAATAGATATTTAGTTTCCATTGGAGCTACTCATAATCGATTTAATAAAGATATGAAAAATAGTAGTTATAATTTAGAATTAGCAAATATAAATAAAATTGAACATAATGAAGAAACAAAAGAGATTATTGAAGCGGATATTCAAAAATTATTAAAAAAAGCAAATGATATTAAAGAATTAAATAATATTGAAGTTATTGATGTAAAAATTGGTGCAAGAGCTTCTAGTGTTGATTATTTTCCTATGGTTGGAAAGTTAGTAGATTCTAAAAAAAGTATAGAAAAATTTCCTCATATAAAAAATGGAACACATATAAAAAATGAAAATTTAATAATGAAAGATAATCTTTTTGTTTTAAATGGTGTTGGGGGAAGAGGATTTGTTTTATCTTTATATTTAGCAAATCAATTAGTTGAAAATATATTTAATAATAAAAAGTTAGATGATGAAATTACAAATTATCGACTTTTTTCAAGATGGGCTAAAAAACAAAAGTAA
- a CDS encoding HlyD family type I secretion periplasmic adaptor subunit, whose protein sequence is MKAEIDGTEFIIDENAPEEFKHYERLEINLFELNRNRLNSEISGLEEQLKQKINDLNSTKSSINYLSSEYSLVIQELRIAEPLVAKKLKSQAELLKIKRDANNISMQLAEARISIPKIESLIEETKNKISESKENFKKTAQEQLNESSAELERINANMNNLKDKVFRTNVYSPNDGIIQKVFFNTIGGVIKPGDNLVELVPTGENLLIQTKIKPSDIAFIHYDQKAQVKFTAYDYAIYGGLEGRVIKISPDTEMDETKKESFYNINIQTQNSHLEKGNQKLPIIPGMVVNVDILTGKKTVFDYIMKPILRAKQYTFTER, encoded by the coding sequence TTGAAAGCTGAAATTGATGGAACAGAATTTATCATAGATGAAAATGCACCTGAAGAGTTTAAGCATTATGAACGATTAGAAATTAATTTATTTGAATTAAATAGAAATAGATTAAATTCAGAGATAAGTGGTTTAGAAGAACAACTTAAACAAAAAATAAATGATTTGAACTCTACAAAAAGTAGTATAAATTATTTAAGTAGTGAATACTCTTTAGTTATTCAAGAGTTAAGAATTGCTGAGCCATTAGTTGCTAAAAAATTAAAATCTCAAGCAGAATTATTAAAAATAAAAAGAGATGCTAATAATATTTCAATGCAATTAGCAGAAGCAAGAATTTCAATTCCTAAAATTGAATCATTAATTGAAGAGACAAAAAATAAAATTTCTGAATCAAAAGAAAATTTCAAAAAAACAGCTCAAGAACAGTTAAATGAATCAAGTGCAGAGTTAGAACGAATAAATGCAAATATGAATAATTTGAAAGATAAGGTTTTTAGAACAAATGTTTATTCTCCAAATGATGGGATTATTCAAAAAGTATTTTTTAATACAATAGGTGGAGTAATAAAACCAGGAGATAATTTAGTTGAACTTGTACCAACTGGTGAAAATTTATTAATTCAAACTAAAATAAAGCCATCTGATATCGCATTTATTCATTATGACCAAAAAGCTCAAGTTAAATTTACTGCTTATGATTATGCAATTTATGGAGGATTAGAAGGAAGAGTTATAAAAATTAGTCCTGATACAGAAATGGATGAAACAAAAAAAGAGAGTTTTTATAACATCAATATTCAAACTCAAAATAGTCATCTTGAAAAAGGTAATCAAAAACTACCAATTATTCCTGGAATGGTAGTAAATGTAGATATTCTAACAGGAAAGAAAACAGTATTTGATTATATTATGAAACCAATTCTCAGAGCTAAACAATACACTTTTACAGAGAGGTGA
- a CDS encoding PAS domain-containing sensor histidine kinase: protein MKLDNSKFDIICNTVDNGIILINKNLEVQFWNKWLEIRTGISANEIINKNLIDFYPNIDEKKLTRKISTALKLNSSTFYTPQISKYLVNIELGKVTDKVFDNMQQSITITPLDIENELVIIYIYDVTMLCEINFKLKEIKEKVEEKNEELNLLFDTTMEAIILFKDDRVVDCNKVAIELLNYSSKYDLINKSFYELIHNKRILEKIHDRPLETTILRSDDSSFKALINIKDTVINSQIFKIVTIVDISEIKRKENLLAEQSKLAAMGEMIGNIAHQWRQPLNIISITASSTKLKKEIGLLTDKILLDSLKLISDTTEHLSNTIDVFKDFLKEDKEKSLFNLTQNIQNNIALIETILNENKIRIDLDLDDEIYLFNFSNEFSQALINILNNASDAISSKLKQNELRLIKISTKQLKDIVEITILDNAGGIEKDIIEKIFEPYFTTKHKFQGTGLGLYMTHKIIKMSMKGKITVSNKEFTYEDKEYIGAEFKITLPSNT from the coding sequence TTGAAATTAGATAATAGTAAATTTGATATTATCTGCAATACTGTAGATAATGGAATTATCCTTATAAATAAAAATTTAGAAGTTCAATTTTGGAATAAATGGCTTGAGATTAGAACAGGTATTAGTGCAAATGAAATAATTAATAAGAATTTGATTGATTTTTATCCAAATATTGATGAAAAAAAATTAACAAGAAAAATTTCTACGGCATTAAAATTAAATTCATCTACATTTTATACTCCTCAAATTAGTAAATATTTAGTAAATATAGAATTAGGAAAAGTTACTGATAAAGTTTTTGATAATATGCAACAAAGTATTACAATAACTCCTTTAGATATAGAAAATGAACTTGTAATTATCTATATTTATGATGTTACAATGCTTTGTGAAATAAACTTTAAATTAAAAGAGATAAAAGAAAAAGTTGAAGAAAAAAATGAAGAATTAAATCTTCTATTTGATACAACTATGGAAGCAATAATTTTATTTAAAGATGATAGAGTTGTTGATTGTAATAAAGTTGCTATTGAATTACTTAACTATTCGTCAAAATATGATTTAATTAATAAAAGTTTTTATGAATTAATTCACAATAAAAGAATCCTAGAAAAAATACATGATAGACCACTTGAAACAACTATTTTAAGAAGTGATGATAGTTCATTTAAAGCTTTAATTAATATAAAAGATACTGTTATTAATTCTCAAATATTTAAAATTGTAACAATAGTTGATATTAGTGAAATTAAAAGAAAAGAGAACCTTTTGGCTGAACAATCAAAACTTGCTGCAATGGGAGAAATGATTGGAAACATTGCACATCAATGGAGACAACCTTTAAATATTATTTCAATTACAGCATCAAGCACTAAACTAAAAAAAGAGATTGGTTTATTAACAGATAAAATTTTATTAGACTCTTTAAAACTAATTTCTGATACAACGGAACATCTATCAAATACAATTGATGTATTTAAAGACTTTTTAAAAGAAGATAAAGAAAAATCTTTATTTAATTTAACCCAAAATATACAAAATAATATTGCTTTAATTGAAACTATTTTAAATGAAAATAAAATTAGAATAGATTTAGATTTAGATGATGAAATCTATTTATTCAATTTTTCAAATGAGTTTAGTCAAGCATTAATCAATATTTTAAACAATGCAAGTGATGCAATTAGTTCTAAGTTAAAACAAAATGAATTAAGATTGATAAAAATCTCGACAAAACAACTTAAAGATATTGTTGAAATTACTATTTTAGACAATGCCGGTGGTATAGAAAAAGATATTATTGAAAAAATATTCGAGCCATATTTTACTACAAAACATAAATTCCAAGGCACTGGTTTAGGACTTTATATGACTCATAAAATTATAAAAATGAGTATGAAAGGGAAAATTACTGTATCTAATAAAGAATTTACATATGAAGATAAAGAGTATATTGGTGCAGAATTTAAAATCACGCTTCCAAGCAATACTTGA
- a CDS encoding helix-turn-helix domain-containing protein produces MNQQLIDKYLSDIDELGFEKTLTLDSHDVAKILKVQTRTIVNWAKENIGPKCKKIGKSYLYTKRDVAKFLAQN; encoded by the coding sequence ATGAATCAACAATTAATAGATAAATATCTATCCGATATTGATGAGTTAGGGTTTGAAAAAACCTTAACTCTTGATAGTCATGATGTTGCAAAAATATTGAAAGTGCAAACAAGAACAATCGTAAATTGGGCAAAAGAAAATATTGGTCCAAAATGTAAAAAAATAGGTAAATCATATCTTTACACTAAAAGAGATGTAGCTAAATTTTTAGCTCAAAATTAA
- a CDS encoding helix-turn-helix domain-containing protein: protein MQNEAIFLIEKLLNYYNLTSLQKLAEKLNIKQSSLSSWKSRNSVNAIKKKCRELGIYDEIFVINDFTSSPEYNYDYDYDLESPPSIYDEAQKKLVKQITKRRTIEEILKMDETIVISFVQVYKKLEEENNLIKLYEALGKLKYNS from the coding sequence ATGCAAAATGAAGCAATATTTTTAATAGAAAAACTATTAAATTATTACAATTTAACAAGTTTGCAAAAACTTGCAGAAAAATTAAACATTAAACAAAGTTCATTATCAAGTTGGAAGTCTCGTAATTCTGTAAATGCTATCAAAAAGAAATGTCGTGAATTGGGTATTTATGATGAAATATTTGTAATAAATGATTTTACATCTTCTCCTGAGTACAATTATGATTATGATTATGATTTAGAATCTCCACCTAGTATATATGATGAGGCACAAAAAAAATTAGTAAAACAAATTACAAAAAGAAGAACCATTGAAGAAATTTTAAAAATGGATGAAACAATTGTTATAAGTTTTGTGCAAGTTTATAAAAAACTTGAAGAAGAAAATAATTTAATAAAATTATATGAAGCCCTTGGTAAATTAAAATATAATTCATAG
- a CDS encoding type II toxin-antitoxin system RelB/DinJ family antitoxin — translation MTATTNKVRTNVYLDATTKEKAQEIFKQYGLGLSEAFNIFLTQSVLQRGIPFEIKIPNDETLEAIKDARANKNMTKVRLEDLKKDLGA, via the coding sequence ATGACTGCAACTACTAATAAAGTTAGAACAAATGTTTACCTTGATGCAACTACAAAAGAGAAAGCTCAAGAAATATTTAAACAATATGGTTTAGGATTAAGTGAAGCTTTTAATATATTTTTAACTCAATCTGTTTTACAAAGAGGAATTCCTTTTGAAATTAAAATTCCAAATGATGAAACACTTGAAGCTATAAAAGATGCAAGAGCAAATAAAAATATGACAAAAGTTAGATTAGAGGATTTAAAAAAGGATTTAGGTGCTTGA
- a CDS encoding type II toxin-antitoxin system YafQ family toxin, whose protein sequence is MLDLSVHKIFTKDLNKAQLNPTNSAKLFFYISMLLNNEELPSEARDHYLTGEWKDTKEFHISGDLLVIYMINDNTLQLLRIGTHSQLFR, encoded by the coding sequence GTGCTTGATTTATCCGTTCATAAAATCTTTACAAAAGATTTAAATAAAGCTCAACTAAATCCAACAAATAGTGCAAAACTATTTTTTTATATTTCAATGCTATTAAATAATGAAGAATTACCAAGTGAAGCAAGAGATCATTATTTAACAGGTGAATGGAAAGATACAAAAGAGTTTCATATAAGTGGTGATTTACTTGTAATTTATATGATAAATGACAATACATTACAACTTCTTAGAATTGGAACACATTCTCAACTTTTTAGATAA
- a CDS encoding response regulator transcription factor yields MIYIYGNDLNLIDRYNNSLRNFNYKIIDNTQFSLVKSEDIMIISNINFEKESNLEIIENLNQEGVRIIILDPVPTFEKGRSFISMGIKAYANMMINDIHLKDVIDSVKDGNIWLYPEFINTLVSNMSLPKKIKNADQILNILTDREKEVALLVLEKLPYSVISEKLNISIRTVKAHTKNIYEKFNVSNRLAFILRFS; encoded by the coding sequence ATGATTTATATTTATGGAAATGACTTAAATTTGATAGATAGATATAATAATTCACTAAGGAATTTTAATTATAAAATAATTGATAATACTCAATTCTCTTTAGTAAAAAGTGAAGATATAATGATTATTTCAAATATTAATTTTGAAAAAGAGTCAAATTTAGAAATAATTGAAAATCTAAATCAAGAAGGTGTGAGAATTATAATTTTAGATCCTGTTCCTACTTTTGAAAAAGGTAGGAGTTTCATTTCTATGGGTATAAAAGCATATGCAAATATGATGATAAATGACATACATTTAAAGGATGTAATAGATAGTGTAAAAGATGGGAATATTTGGTTATATCCTGAATTTATCAATACATTAGTATCAAATATGTCTTTGCCAAAAAAGATAAAAAATGCGGATCAAATATTAAATATTTTAACAGATAGAGAAAAAGAGGTTGCTTTACTTGTTTTAGAAAAGCTTCCTTATTCAGTAATATCAGAAAAATTAAATATTTCTATTCGTACAGTAAAGGCACATACTAAAAATATTTATGAAAAATTTAATGTCTCTAATAGATTGGCATTTATATTGAGATTTTCATAA
- a CDS encoding DnaJ C-terminal domain-containing protein: MAKSLYETLEVSENASAEEIKKAYRKLARKYHPDVNKDPGAEEKFKEINAAYEVLSNAEKKQQYDQYGDSMFGGQNFQDFARSQGSNVDLDEILRQMFGQSGGFGGSGFSRGGFGGFGGFSEPDLDTNAQITIPFDVAILGGKQHISLNNDSFDVKIPEGIEDGQKIRAKGRGKSYQGQKGDLILKVNVAQSPEYTREGDTLTKYFDLPLKTALFGGKIEIKTIHKNITLKVPQNTKQNQKFRVKELGVLNRKIGTKGDLYLKANIVLPKIEELDSELVTMLEAKLPEK; this comes from the coding sequence ATGGCAAAAAGTTTATACGAAACATTAGAAGTAAGTGAAAATGCTAGTGCTGAAGAGATAAAAAAAGCATATAGAAAACTAGCAAGAAAATATCACCCAGATGTAAATAAAGATCCTGGTGCTGAAGAAAAATTTAAAGAGATTAATGCTGCTTACGAAGTTTTAAGTAATGCAGAAAAAAAACAACAATATGACCAATATGGTGATTCTATGTTCGGAGGACAAAACTTCCAAGACTTTGCAAGATCACAAGGCTCAAACGTAGATTTAGATGAAATTTTAAGACAAATGTTTGGTCAATCAGGAGGATTTGGTGGTTCTGGATTCTCAAGAGGTGGATTTGGTGGTTTTGGAGGGTTTAGTGAACCTGACTTAGATACTAATGCACAAATAACTATTCCTTTTGATGTTGCTATTCTTGGAGGAAAACAACATATTAGTTTAAATAATGACTCTTTTGATGTAAAGATTCCAGAAGGAATTGAAGATGGTCAAAAAATTAGAGCAAAAGGAAGAGGAAAATCATATCAAGGTCAAAAAGGCGATTTAATTCTAAAAGTTAATGTTGCACAAAGTCCTGAATATACAAGAGAAGGTGATACTTTAACTAAATATTTTGATTTACCTTTAAAAACTGCATTATTTGGTGGAAAGATTGAAATAAAAACTATACATAAAAATATAACATTAAAAGTTCCACAAAATACAAAACAAAACCAAAAATTTAGAGTAAAAGAGTTAGGGGTTTTGAATAGAAAAATTGGAACTAAAGGTGATTTATATCTAAAAGCAAACATTGTTTTACCAAAAATTGAAGAGTTGGATTCAGAATTAGTAACAATGTTGGAAGCAAAGCTTCCTGAAAAATAG